Proteins from a genomic interval of Dunckerocampus dactyliophorus isolate RoL2022-P2 chromosome 5, RoL_Ddac_1.1, whole genome shotgun sequence:
- the arsa gene encoding arylsulfatase A, translated as MDFTRIGFLCFLCVCTYAGSPPNFVLIFADDLGFGDLGCYGHPSSLTPNVDRLAAGGLRFTDFYCTSPVCSPSRASLLTGRYQTRSGIYPGVLYPGSIGGLPLNETTIAEVLKPLGYATAAVGKWHLGVGAKGTFLPTRQGFDEYLGIPYSHDMGPCHNLTCFPPDVKCFGLCDLGTVMVPLMHNEVIMQQPVNFLDLERAYRDFSTSFIAAAAKRNQPFFLYYPSHHTHYPQYAGPGAAGKTLRGPFGDALLEFDNTVGNLLATLETTGVINNTLVFFTSDNGPSLMRMSRGGNAGALKCGKGTTYEGGMREPAIAFWPGMITPGVTHELASTLDILPTIAKLAGAKVPKVELDGVDMTEILFKHGKSKRETMMFYPTDASEKFGLFALRLWKYKAHFYTRGSIHSNTTPDKDCSAFALLKPHDPPLLFDVEADPSERYPLLLDDHPDIQELLERIKRVKEQFESSMLFGESQISKGSDPQLEPCCNPQCSPKPGCCQC; from the exons ATGGATTTTACCCGCATCGGGTTtctatgttttttatgtgtttgtaCATATGCTGGTTCGCCGCCGAATTTCGTGCTAATTTTCGCCGATGATTTGGGTTTTGGTGACCTGGGGTGTTACGGACATCCCAGCTCTCTTACGCCAAACGTGGACCGACTGGCAGCGGGTGGTCTCCGGTTTACTGACTTCTACTGCACCAGTCCTGTCTGTAGCCCCTCCAG GGCGTCACTATTGACAGGCCGCTATCAGACCCGTTCAGGTATCTACCCCGGAGTCCTGTATCCTGGCTCAATAGGTGGTCTTCCATTGAATGAGACCACCATCGCTGAGGTGCTGAAACCTCTGGGCTACGCCACAGCCGCTGTCGGGAAGTGGCACCTGGGAGTTGGAGCCAAGGGAACGTTTCTTCCGACCAGGCAGGGCTTCGATGAGTACCTGGGGATTCCATACTCCCACGACATG GGTCCATGTCACAACCTGACTTGTTTCCCTCCAGATGTCAAGTGCTTTGGATTGTGCGACCTCGGCACTGTGATGGTTCCGCTGATGCACAACGAGGTCATCATGCAACAGCCGGTTAACTTCCTGGATCTGGAACGGGCTTACCGTGACTTTTCCACCAGTTTCATTGCCGCTGCGGCCAAGAGGAATCAACCTTTCTTCCTCTACTATCCTTCCCAT CACACCCACTACCCCCAGTATGCTGGCCCGGGGGCTGCTGGGAAGACATTAAGGGGTCCATTTGGAGACGCTCTGCTGGAGTTTGACAACACTGTCGGAAACCTGCTTGCCACACTGGAGACGACCGGAGTGATCAACAACACGCTGGTCTTCTTCACGTCAGACAACGG gCCTTCATTAATGCGCATGTCCCGTGGAGGAAATGCAGGCGCTCTGAAATGCGGCAAAGGTACTACGTACGAGGGCGGCATGAGAGAGCCAGCCATCGCTTTCTGGCCCGGCATGATCACGCCAG GTGTGACCCATGAGCTGGCCAGCACTCTGGACATCCTGCCCACCATTGCTAAGCTAGCTGGAGCTAAAGTGCCCAAAGTGGAGCTAGATGGTGTCGACATGACTGAAATCCTTTTCAAACATGGAAAG AGTAAAAGGGAGACGATGATGTTCTATCCCACTGATGCTAGTGAAAAGTTTGGTCTGTTTGCTCTTCGACTGTGGAAGTACAAGGCTCACTTCTACACACGAG GTTCCATCCACAGCAACACCACCCCAGACAAAGACTGCTCAGCGTTTGCACTCCTGAAGCCTCACGACCCCCCGCTTCTCTTTGACGTGGAGGCTGACCCTTCTGAGCGTTACCCTCTCCTTCTGGACGACCACCCGGACATCCAGGAGCTGCTGGAGAGGATTAAGAGAGTCAAGGAGCAGTTTGAAAGCTCCATGCTGTTTGGAGAGAGTCAGATCTCAAAGGGAAGTGACCCACAACTGGAGCCTTGTTGCAATCCACAGTGTAGTCCGAAACCTGGCTGCTGCCAGTGCTGA